The Arabidopsis thaliana chromosome 5, partial sequence genomic interval taaaacgtaaacccgtgattttcccgccaaaaacgtaaatccataattttcccgccaaaaacataaacccgtaattttccgccaaaaacgtaaacccgtgattttcccgccaaaaacataaatccgtgattttcccgccagaAACGTAAACTcgagattttcccgccaaaaacgtaaacccgtaattttctcgccaaaaacgtaaaaacctataatttttccgccaaaaacgtagATCCGTGATTTTACGTacaaaaaacgtaaacccgtaaaaagtggaatccgtaaatatcttaagtttgatgataatgaattaataattattattatttattattgttttataataataattaattaaattattacttaaatgagttaacccatttaacaactcaacccataaaattaaatgagttatgggttgacccaaacccatttaacaaaatgagttgggtcaacccataactcatttaaccctatactcatttgattatgagttgagttgagttgggttacccattttgacacccctaaaGATATCACACCCTAAAGATATCACaatctaaataaaattgagaaagaagacgtttttttgacaatatgaaaatatgagCTAAGTTTCATCGCGTCACTTTTTGATTTATAACTgttgatttaatttgttatttttaccaaaaaaaaaagaaaagaggttATATGGAAAATGACTAGTAGCTAATCGTATTAGCGTTGACAACGGATagtgtgatatatatatatatatagtcggACGATTAGCTAGCTCATAAAGCTAAGTGACAAAACTAATTATCAACGGTGAATGAGATTGGTCGGCAAGTAGGTAGAGCGTGGACAGATCAATTTTCAGACAGAATTCAAAGTATTAATGACCAATTTGATACCCTTGAATGAAGaaccaaactaattaaaacgTGCAAGGAAAAAAACGTGTATCTCCTCCTCGTGTATTCACACCTCCTATTTAATTTATCATGGATTTATTACTTATATTAATTGCAGATATGTTTTTCCTCAAAATCACATGCAATTGTTTCCTCATTCttcaacaaattaatattacgCTTACTACTATTTCTCATTTCAAACTTGGTCAAATTTACATATTCAGttaagacaaaataaaattatatagttaatattttccaacaaattaaaaatatacatttatattaatatatatatatatatactattgtTTTGGTAACGTTATCTAGTTTCctatcaaaataattttaaatgttacattaaaaatacaaaaatacattTGTTACAAAATGGTTTGTATTGCTatattataagaaagaaatacaTAGAATTgagttgttgacaaaaaaaaacatagaattgATTTAATGTAgcttaaaaaaagaacataacttttttaaaatttgttttcaccacataacttttttaaaaaagtttacaaaacccatatttttctaagaaagataaacaagtgtagtaaataatttaaattttttttcttcaaaataaactattttctgcgaaattaaatctaaaatatttaatggCATAAAGAggtaaataaatgaaaagtaTTAGggtaaaattacatatataagtataataTCCGATTTCTCTCATGATGTCCTTGTTTATATTTCATCCACCTCTCCTCTgcacaatcttcttcttctcagctctctctctctcaatctcgAGATCCGTTCTCTTTAAatctgtctctttctcttcaatcTCATTGTCTTTGAGCTCTTTTGTTGAGATCAATCTCAGATTGAAATCAATCATCATAGACAATTAAGTTTtgatttacgttttttttttaatttcttcatcaGATCTAGTTTTTACCAATAACGGATAAATTCAGGTATGTTCATCATCGTAGATCTATCTCTGTCTATTGATTCAAATTGGATGTATTTAGATTCAATCCTGATCTGATCTTTTGGCTTTTTGCGATCGCAAGTTTTGATTGGTGAGAATTCGTTTTTTTCTAGCTCGATCGAACTCTGTAGTGTAGATCGAGACGAATGTAGAGTTTCGTGATTCgtttttggttatatgatGTTATGTTTTAATTGATGcatgtgagttttttttgttttttttttgtgtgtgtgttgtgaTTCATTGATCTGTGAGAAAAGTTTTCTGAATCATGGTTGTGTTTATTGATTTGTTGGAGTATGAATCATAGAAGAACCAATGCAATCAttttgaaaaggaaaacaaccttttttaaaaaactttattctCATTTCGCGAGTGTTTTTAGTGATTGTGGTAAGTGGGTAACCTTTTTGATGTTAGGATTACtattgtttgatgttttttttttcattgtttatcGTGCAGGTCTTAGCCAATCACCAACATGGCGACTGGGGCAGCAACTGAGAACCAGTGGCTCAAAGGGAGAGTGAAGGCTGTTACCTCCGGAGACTGCTTGGTGATCACGGCTTTGACCCACAACAGAGCTGGCCCACCTCCGGAAAAGACCAtcactctttcttctcttatgGCTCCTAAGATGGTCAGCTTTGTTAAAAAAGCATTCCTTTTCACAACTCTTTTTACTAACAaaagttttcaatttcataGCTACTTATTATGTTTCTCATTGTTTGGTTTGCCTTTGTTTCAGGCTCGCAGAGGAGGTATAGATGAGCCTTTTGCATGGGAAAGCAGGGAGTTTCTAAGGAAGCTTTGCATTGGAAAGGTGCTTTGTTTAAACTCTTTATCACTTATGTGTTATAAGTTATGGAATTGAAAAGTTTTCTTCATATTAACagtttaaaccttttttttttcttgagcAGGAGGTTGCTTTCAAAGTGGATTACAAAGTGGAAGCAATTGCCGGAAGAGAATTTGGCTCTGTTTACCTTGGTAACGAAAATCTTGCGAAGCTTGTTGTTCAAAATGGCTGGGCAAAGGTGATTACCGCTTTATTTCATAGATAGCCTTGTCTAAGGTATGATGCTCGCATCAGCTTTCTCATACGGTGGAGGAATGCTTGTACTTTATATGCACAGGTCAGACGGCCAGGTCAGCAGAATCAGGATAAGGTTAGTCCTTACATTGCGGAGCTGGAACAGCTTGAAGAGCAGGCTCAGCAGGAAGGATTTGGTCGTTGGAGCAAGGTTGGTGTCTCTTAGTCTGTTTCTCTAAATTTGGTTTATCAAAACACGTCTAGAGTTCAGTACTGAGGAAAAACTTGTTGGGCTGTCGAAGTTTCTAAACCAGTGGTATAATTCTATCTATTGTCTACTCAAAATATGGGGAACAAACTTGAAGTTATTTGGGTTTTTATCTCTGTGGGATTCTCCTGagagttttattattatatatcttCCACTGAAATTGACTTGGGAGAGTTTGACATCTGTATTTGATCTTGATTTGGTGATGGAATTAACTTGATACAGGTTCCTGGTGCTGCTGAGGCATCTATCAGAAATCTTCCTCCTTCTGCCGTTGGAGATTCTGGCAATTTTGATGCCATGGGTCTTTTAGCCGCAAGTAAAGGCAAACCCATGGAAGGTATTGTTGAGCAAGTCCGTGATGGCAGCACCATTCGGGTTTATCTTCTTCCGGAATTTCAGTTTGTTCAAGTATTTGTTGCTGGACTCCAGGTATGTTATcttgtttccttgtttttaCTGCGTGAGGAGTTGACATTTTAATTTCATGGTGTAAGAGTGCTGGAAATTTTCTATGTAGGCTCCATCGATGGGAAGGAGACAATCAACACAAGAAGCTGTCGTTGATCCTGATGTTACAGCAACTTCGAATGGAGATGCTTCTGCTGAGACGCGTGGCCCTCTAACAACAGCTCAGAGACTTGCTGCCTCAGCAGCATCGTCTGTTGAGGTTTCCTCTGATCCGTTTGCAATGGAAGCCAAGTACTTTACTGAGCTTCGTGTGCTTAATAGAGATGTAAGGAGGTTTTACAACAAATTAACTTACACGTATCTGTATTTGACATTTAGATGATCTAAGTTGAGCTGGATTGTGCAGGTTCGTATTGTTCTTGAAGGCGTTGACAAGTTCAACAATCTGATTGGGTCAGTATACTATTCCGATGGGGATACAGTTAAAGACTTGGGTTTGGAGCTGGTTGAAAATGTACGTGCCTAAACTAGATGGTTATTTGGTTTTCGACATGATTACATATTGAACTAATTGGCCAACAAAGCTTGGCTTTGCCACAACGATGCTGGCGTAACTTAAAGATATAAGATTAACGTTGACCTGTTACTTAGTTTGTGGTTTTCTTGGTAGATTTGATACAGCAGTTGTGATATACGAAATGCAAATATAATCTTTGGATGGTGTTGAATAAAAGTTGTGACACTGGCTACTATTCCTTTTGCTCAGGGTCTTGCTAAGTACGTTGAGTGGAGTGCCAACATGTTGGATGAAGAAgccaaaaagaaattgaaagctACAGAACTTCAATGCAAGAAAAACCGGGTGAAAATGTGGGCAAACTACGTCCCTCCAGCTAGCAACTCCAAGGCAATTCATGACCAGAATTTTACCGGAAAGGTAATATTTGCTTGCACACATTTCTTGGTAAATATATTTCCTTCCGCACATTTCACCAGTTCTTAGTTCTTACTAGTTTGTACTCTCTTCAGGTAGTGGAAGTTGTGAGCGGGGACTGCTTAGTAGTTGCTGATGATTCTATCCCATTCGGGAGCCCAATGGCGGAGCGCAGAGTTTGTCTTTCCAGTATCAGGTCTCCTAAAATGGGTAACCCACGCAGAGAGGAGAAACCTGCCCCTTATGCGCGCGAAGCCAAGGAGTTTCTGAGACAAAAGCTTATCGGAATGGAGGTATCTATTGCGTTGTGCCTTCTTACTTAAATCATCTCGGTGTGCCACACAGGTCACGATCACTGACATCCATTTTCCCGGTTCAGGTTATTGTTCAAATGGAATACTCAAGGAAGATTAGCCCAGGAGATGGTGTTACTACTTCTGGAGCTGGTGATAGGGTCATGGATTTCGGCTCAGTGTTCCTTCCATCTCCTACCAAGGGTGATACAGCTGTAGCAGCTGCAGCAACTCCTGGAGCGAATATTGCTGAACTCATTATTTCCCGTGGCTTAGGGACTGTGGTTCGACATCGTGACTTTGAAGAGAGGTCGAACCATTATGACGCTCTCCTGGCTGCTGAAGCTCGTGCTATTGCTGGGAAGAAGAATATCCATTCTGCAAAGGATTCTCCAGCCCTACACATTGCAGACCTGACTGTGGCCTCGGCCAAGAAGGCTAAAGATTTCCTGCCATCCCTGCAGAGAATCAACCAGATATCTGCCGTTGTGGAATATGTGCTAAGTGGACATCGGTTCAAGCTATACATTCCAAAAGAATCGTGCAGCATTGCCTTTGCATTCTCTGGTGTCAGATGTCCTGGCCGTGGCGAACCCTATTCGGAAGAAGCTATTGCTTTAATGAGACGTAAGATCATGCAGAGAGATGTCGAGGTAATATGGACATATTACGCCAAAGATACAtctcaatttttctttcttctcttttcttttctatgaAACTTACATAGTTTCTTATAATCACATAGATTGTAGTTGAAAATGTGGATAGAACCGGTACTTTCTTGGGATCAATGTGGGAGAAAAACTCAAAGACGAACGCAGGAACATATCTTCTTGAAGCTGGCCTGGCAAAAATGCAGACTGGCTTTGGTGCAGACAGGATTCCCGAAGCTCATATTCTTGAAATGGCAGAACGATCTGCTAAAAATCAGAAACTGAAGGTAAACATCAATACatgatatattttactaaagaaATGCATCTTGTTAAAAAAACTGTACTTGCTAAACCGCATGATGTCACAGATTTGGGAAAACTATGTTGAAGGAGAGGAAGTAGTAAACGGTAGTTCTAAAGTAGAAACCAGGCAGAAGGAAACACTAAAGGTGAATTTAGCCGTATTATTCGTTCTACAAGTCATTGACCGGAATGTCTCCTTTGTCTTCGtctaaactaaaaccaaaacctcaATTCACTCTTAATTGCTTAACACTTCAGGTTGTTGTTACGGAAGTACTTGGAGGCGGTCGTTTCTATGTTCAGACGGTTGGCGATCAAAAAGTAGCTTCGATTCAAAACCAGCTTGCAGCTCTGAGTCTTAAAGACGCTCCCATTATTGGATCGTTTAATCCTAAGAAGGGTGACATCGTCCTTGCACAATTTAGCCTCGATAACTCCTGGAACCGCGCAATGGTAAATTATAAAGTTTCTAAATATGCCAACcatgatttcttctttttttactatcACTTATGGTTGTTTATTGTATTTCGTATTTGTGTTAAGATTGTTAATGGACCTCGAGGAGCAGTTCAATCTCCAGAGGAGGAATTTGAAGTGTTCTACATCGATTATGGAAACCAAGAAATAGTTCCGTACAGCGCAATACGCCCTGTGGACCCTTCAGTATCCTCAGCACCAGGGCTAGCACAGCTCTGCAGACTTGCCTACATAAAAGTTCCAGGCAAGGAAGAGGACTTTGGTCGTGACGCCGGAGAGTATTTGCATACCGTAACACTCGAAAGTGGTAAAGAGTTCAGGGCAGTGGTAGAGGAAAGAGATACTTCAGGAGGCAAAGTGAAGGGCCAAGGAACTGGAACTGAGCTCGTTGTAACTCTCATCGCTGTCGATGATGAGATCTCTGTCAATGCAGCAATGCTTCAGGTCAGTGCTTCGCCTTCTCTTCAACTCCTCCAAAACTTAAGAGTTAAGAGTATTGTCTGAAACCTGAGAGTGAAATGTGTTGTTATGATCACAGGAAGGAATAGCCAGGATGGAGAAACGCAGGAGATGGGAACCGAAAGACAAGCAAGCCGCTCTTGATGCTCTTGAGAAGTTCCAAGACGAAGCTCGCAAATCTAGGACCGGAATCTGGGAGTACGGAGATATCCAATCTGATGATGAGGACAATGTTCCAGTCAGGAAACCGGGTCGCGGGTAAGTTTCACACCGGTGAAAACTTTATGGTCCAAAAAGACATCatgaggaggaagagagaatcCATCGTTTCTCTTTAAATGAGTTAAAGAAGCGAGATGATGTTTGCTCAAACTTTTTGTAACGTTtagaactctttttttttttttcttatcttttttcttcttttaatttatcaatttttttggttatagacttcaaaagaaattttctaTTTAGGAGTACGAAACGAGACgatcttcttgttctttatttttgcaGTTACCAAAATCGACAACATGTTTGAGCTTTCTTTATTGAGAAAATAGACGGTATATCACTTTCACTTATTCATTCTCCTTTTCTGACTctattattctctttttcattcCTAGTGGTTGATATCGCTAAAAGCGATTCTATTCTGCTAAGTGTACAACTTCTGTAATTTATAGCTAACACTCTTTCAATCTTCCCAAAACTTTCGTtataaaaactcttttgattcaaataagaaaactctAATGTTTCAAGCAACCAGTTGTTACTACTGAAGgggatgaaaaagaaatagaagcTACAATTTGGCTGTCAACAAACCGTCTTCACATACATATTcctcctttcttttcttcgcCCAAAGACAAAAATTTCTCAAACTTGGTGTTACACCATTATAGGCTACAGCAGAAAACAACATTcaacccaaaaccaaaaacagaaaaataaatctgaACTTTTCTTTCACATCTTCGAAAACTACTTTAAAATCTTGTTCTAATTATCACGTCTCGGTTGCCTTTTGCGTGGTGCCGCggtttcttccttcttctccgcCTCATCCCCACTCTTTGAACTCTCCGCTACttctggtttcttcttttccacaGGTGCCGCCGCCTATAATACCATATTTATTAGATTCTTCTCACTATCCACAAATGACCATTGTGCATAAAACTCTTtatggaattttgtttttacctttttgcCACCAAAGATAAGCTTGAGGAAGAGCGAGAAGAATACAACCACAATGGCGACGAGGACACCAATGGTTAAGTTTGGTTGTTGCTCGGCTTTCTCAATCAGTTCCTACAAAACACACATTTCACATCATCACTCAAGGTCGAGTCATCAACAAATCACATGGTAAATGAGGGAGAACTTACCGTGATCTTAGACTTGTAGGCACTTAGGAAAGATAAATCTGCAACCTTGTTCAAGAGGTCGAATACAACCTTCTGCAATATCATGCACATAAATACAGCGGTAAGTATTTATACATAAAGctttataatatatcaatattaagTTTAATTATGGGGAAAAATCAATTTACCTGGTAGCTCTTGAGACCATCTGCAGAGCCAGCAGCTTCCTCTTCtgccttttgtttctctttctcaacatCGAATTTGGGCTTCCAAGTGGTCTGTCTGTAAGTCTCAGCGACCTTCTCGTCTTTCGCTATCAAGATGTTGTCAAACAAGATACCATCTTGCATTGTCCAGATCTCAATACCGATGGCTGCAATGGGTTCGTAATCGGGTCTGTCTAGCTCAAAGTAGTCAGGGTTAGGGATATCTCTGGGTTTCCAGATTCCCTTGTAAGCCGGGTTATCAATAAGAGGTGAGCTCCATTTGCCCTTGTAAGCAGGATTCCTCTTCATTGGTCTCTTCCATTCACCACAACCAGGTGCTGCTTCACACTTGGGGTTGTCAATTTTAGGAGCCTCCCACATAccatcttcctcatcatccCAATCTTCAGGCTTGGTCGCTTCGGGGTCGTCGACCTCCTCAGGCTCATCATCTAACCATCCTTCGGGTTTCTCAGCTTCCTCATCTTCAATCTCCATAGGTGCATCCTCATCCCAGTCCTCAGGCTTCACGGCATTTGGATCAGGAATCTTGGCTCTTTCGTCCCAATCCTCTGGTTTCTTGTCTTCAGGGTCAGGGATGGTCTTGGCAGGGATCAATGCAGGCTCAAAGTCTTCACCAGAGAGTAAATTggcctttttcttctcctctccaTCAACCAAAATTCTAACCTCGTTGTCGGGTTTCAAGATGGCGGTGTAGACATGGGAAAGCTTGTCATAAGGAACAGAGGGAGGGAACTTCAGATGGTGTTCAACGTACTCGCCACTCTTGGGATTCTTGTGCTTCAAGATGAAATGCACTTTGTTCGTACCTCCACACTTGTCAGGCCCAAACATGATAGAGTAAGGGGATTCACTATCGAATCCCTGAGGTGTCCATCCAGCTTCCTGAGGACGGAGGTACTTCAAGTAAGCACCACCACACTCAAGTCCTTCCTGGAAACGAACCTCGTACTGAAGAACAACAGTTCCTTCCTTGAGGTTTAGAGGCTCGTCAAGCTCTTTCACAATTCCATACTTCCTAGCCTTCTCACTCACGAGAAGTCCATAATCCTCATGTCCTTCACTCTTTGCATGCTTCCATACACCTGAAACAGATAAAATCGTCTTTAACAAGAAGCTTCAATgcaaaaatggaaaatcatcaacaacttcaagTCTTCAACAAGAGGAACATATTCGATTTGATAACCAAAAAAGCACCAAATCAGAATTGATTAACATCCACATAGTCAGATTTGATTCAAACTACTCGATTTGATTCCTCTATAATGTTGAGTGCAATACATCACAGTAAGTAAGTAGTAATTGAATTCCAAATACAGATATAGATCAGAACGATACACTAACTACAATGCAGTGGGAATTCAAAGACAATAATATACCTTCGTAATCACTATTCTTCGAAACGATCCAGCGGCCATCAAAAGGCTCATCGAACGATTCATACAGAACCTGAAACAGAAACGagaatccaaaaccaaacgaACTCAGCTAAACAATGATCGATCTAAATCTTCGGATCTAcaaagaacagaggaagaatCGAAATTACCGTTTGATCGTCACAGTAGCAAAGCTTCTGGAACGAAACGAAAGCtaagagaagcaaaaacacGGAAAATAGTTGCCGTTGTCTCATTCTCGGAATCTCTAAAATGCAAAAGGAAACCTCAGGCTTAGATCTAAATCGGTGATAAGCCGGAGAAGTAGATCGGAACAAAAATCCCTCGTGAAGGAGAAAGAGTGATATGTATTTTTCGGTTTCTCtgaataaattatatattcaatccCGTAGACCCGGTCGAGTGTgtcattttgttgtttccaCCAATCAAATCTCTCGCCACGCGAAGCTAACCAATCATAACAGGCCACGTCATTCAAAAGCGAGCTCTTCTACGTGCACTGTTATTTTGCTATATACGTACGTACACATTTAACAGCTAGTTGAGCATAGTTATTGGGCCTGGGccattaaagtttttaagtcCTTACTCTTAATGATTGTTACATTAGTAATCatagtttattaattttaattaaatccAAACTATGACAAAACTTTACTAAATCCAacattcttcttcactttcttgtCTCTGTCTATTATTTCTCTAACCTTAACTACTTCCTCCCATCTCTCTGCGTTTGCATACATTTCCACCATAACTTTATACACTCCTCCATCTTCGGGACTCAACGCCTTGACTCGATTTGCGGCTTTCTCCGCGATCTCT includes:
- the Tudor2 gene encoding TUDOR-SN protein 2 (TUDOR-SN protein 2 (Tudor2); FUNCTIONS IN: RNA binding, nuclease activity, nucleic acid binding; INVOLVED IN: response to cadmium ion, protein secretion, gibberellin biosynthetic process, seed germination, response to stress; LOCATED IN: cytosol, nuclear envelope, endoplasmic reticulum; EXPRESSED IN: 29 plant structures; EXPRESSED DURING: 17 growth stages; CONTAINS InterPro DOMAIN/s: Staphylococcal nuclease (SNase-like) (InterPro:IPR006021), RNA-induced silencing complex, nuclease component Tudor-SN (InterPro:IPR016685), Staphylococcal nuclease (SNase-like), OB-fold (InterPro:IPR016071), Tudor subgroup (InterPro:IPR018351), Tudor domain (InterPro:IPR002999), Maternal tudor protein (InterPro:IPR008191); BEST Arabidopsis thaliana protein match is: TUDOR-SN protein 1 (TAIR:AT5G07350.1); Has 1807 Blast hits to 1807 proteins in 277 species: Archae - 0; Bacteria - 0; Metazoa - 736; Fungi - 347; Plants - 385; Viruses - 0; Other Eukaryotes - 339 (source: NCBI BLink).) yields the protein MATGAATENQWLKGRVKAVTSGDCLVITALTHNRAGPPPEKTITLSSLMAPKMARRGGIDEPFAWESREFLRKLCIGKEVAFKVDYKVEAIAGREFGSVYLGNENLAKLVVQNGWAKVRRPGQQNQDKVSPYIAELEQLEEQAQQEGFGRWSKVPGAAEASIRNLPPSAVGDSGNFDAMGLLAASKGKPMEGIVEQVRDGSTIRVYLLPEFQFVQVFVAGLQAPSMGRRQSTQEAVVDPDVTATSNGDASAETRGPLTTAQRLAASAASSVEVSSDPFAMEAKYFTELRVLNRDVRIVLEGVDKFNNLIGSVYYSDGDTVKDLGLELVENGLAKYVEWSANMLDEEAKKKLKATELQCKKNRVKMWANYVPPASNSKAIHDQNFTGKVVEVVSGDCLVVADDSIPFGSPMAERRVCLSSIRSPKMGNPRREEKPAPYAREAKEFLRQKLIGMEVIVQMEYSRKISPGDGVTTSGAGDRVMDFGSVFLPSPTKGDTAVAAAATPGANIAELIISRGLGTVVRHRDFEERSNHYDALLAAEARAIAGKKNIHSAKDSPALHIADLTVASAKKAKDFLPSLQRINQISAVVEYVLSGHRFKLYIPKESCSIAFAFSGVRCPGRGEPYSEEAIALMRRKIMQRDVEIVVENVDRTGTFLGSMWEKNSKTNAGTYLLEAGLAKMQTGFGADRIPEAHILEMAERSAKNQKLKIWENYVEGEEVVNGSSKVETRQKETLKVVVTEVLGGGRFYVQTVGDQKVASIQNQLAALSLKDAPIIGSFNPKKGDIVLAQFSLDNSWNRAMIVNGPRGAVQSPEEEFEVFYIDYGNQEIVPYSAIRPVDPSVSSAPGLAQLCRLAYIKVPGKEEDFGRDAGEYLHTVTLESGKEFRAVVEERDTSGGKVKGQGTGTELVVTLIAVDDEISVNAAMLQEGIARMEKRRRWEPKDKQAALDALEKFQDEARKSRTGIWEYGDIQSDDEDNVPVRKPGRG
- the CNX1 gene encoding calnexin 1 (calnexin 1 (CNX1); FUNCTIONS IN: unfolded protein binding, calcium ion binding; INVOLVED IN: protein folding; LOCATED IN: in 8 components; EXPRESSED IN: 26 plant structures; EXPRESSED DURING: 15 growth stages; CONTAINS InterPro DOMAIN/s: Calreticulin/calnexin, P (InterPro:IPR009033), Calreticulin/calnexin (InterPro:IPR001580), Calreticulin/calnexin, conserved site (InterPro:IPR018124), Concanavalin A-like lectin/glucanase (InterPro:IPR008985), Concanavalin A-like lectin/glucanase, subgroup (InterPro:IPR013320); BEST Arabidopsis thaliana protein match is: Calreticulin family protein (TAIR:AT5G07340.1); Has 1807 Blast hits to 1807 proteins in 277 species: Archae - 0; Bacteria - 0; Metazoa - 736; Fungi - 347; Plants - 385; Viruses - 0; Other Eukaryotes - 339 (source: NCBI BLink).); this encodes MRQRQLFSVFLLLLAFVSFQKLCYCDDQTVLYESFDEPFDGRWIVSKNSDYEGVWKHAKSEGHEDYGLLVSEKARKYGIVKELDEPLNLKEGTVVLQYEVRFQEGLECGGAYLKYLRPQEAGWTPQGFDSESPYSIMFGPDKCGGTNKVHFILKHKNPKSGEYVEHHLKFPPSVPYDKLSHVYTAILKPDNEVRILVDGEEKKKANLLSGEDFEPALIPAKTIPDPEDKKPEDWDERAKIPDPNAVKPEDWDEDAPMEIEDEEAEKPEGWLDDEPEEVDDPEATKPEDWDDEEDGMWEAPKIDNPKCEAAPGCGEWKRPMKRNPAYKGKWSSPLIDNPAYKGIWKPRDIPNPDYFELDRPDYEPIAAIGIEIWTMQDGILFDNILIAKDEKVAETYRQTTWKPKFDVEKEKQKAEEEAAGSADGLKSYQKVVFDLLNKVADLSFLSAYKSKITELIEKAEQQPNLTIGVLVAIVVVFFSLFLKLIFGGKKAAAPVEKKKPEVAESSKSGDEAEKKEETAAPRKRQPRRDN